The Theileria annulata chromosome 3, complete sequence, *** SEQUENCING IN PROGRESS *** genome has a segment encoding these proteins:
- a CDS encoding uncharacterized protein (note;~Tap-24g11.q1c.cand.2 - score = 40.16) — MKLCLETLVNYSITNKNFTLEQLRTLSASCVLLNHYHVKLLDTLCESYIDQDVPTNDLAILSFIFSNSSYTNQKVIHLFEKNLKNDVVNIDLPSFCLNLHKIGVKVPEEYINLINVESLKPSTLIGLLGLFSQFPSKQMAILNKFKSINFSDLEKIPSVIPDYNFKILEYITNGSFTNITHVLFDLFISEGLLNSDDTRLLSLITKLPVHWILGNFEKINFGRVKTENIGDSILIQTGLIAFLRFCRDGMTFGLENNHSLMDNIQNSINEMERIHKISHLDTLLDTLPAEELDKTPTILINQLKKTLKMDIRVITLAYTCHETEVVHGKFMIFLIKGTLDSLFLSFPENFLSCDHQDFQCSWIPPGKVPRLEMLSKILVLCDKNENEKDSSQIHLNIEFPKDDKSKLNLNTEGNEVNKELKTPVVIISPKPLVDYERLYKKMMEIKPNTKGNNRLGNEEILLFDLENEVIYDEKVASNDPVYKREMLYKVIN; from the exons ATGAAATTATGCTTAGAAACATTGGTTAATTACTCCATAACAAACAAGAACTTTACCCTAGAACAACTAAGAACTTTATCCGCCAGTTGTGTGCTACTGAATCACTACCATGTAAAACTGCTTGACACTCTTTGTGAGTCATACATTGATCAAg aCGTTCCTACTAATGACCTTGCTATTTTGTCTTTTATCTTTAGCAATTCCTCCTACACTAACCAGAAAGTGATACATctttttgaaaaaaacCTGAAAAATGATGTTGTAAATATTGATTTACCAAGCTTTTGTTTGAATTTACACAAGATTGGTGTAAAGGTTCCTGAG GAATACATAAACTTAATAAATGTCGAATCACTTAAACCTTCAACATTAATTGGTCTTTTGGGATTGTTTTCCCAATTTCCATCTAAACAGATGGCaattttgaataaattcAAAAGTATAAACTTCAGTGATTTAGAGAAAATTCCCAGT GTTATCCCGGACTACAATTTTAAGATTTTGGAATATATAACAAACGGATCATTCACTAACATTACTCACGTTCTGTTTGATCTGTTTATTTCAGAAGGGTTATTGAATTCTGATGATACAAGGTTGTTGTCAttaataactaaattacCTGTACACTGGATCTTGGGAAATTTTGAGAAGATTAACTTTGGCAGAGTTAAAACAGAAAACATTGGCGATTCGATTCTTATTCAAACTGGACTGATTGCGTTCTTAAGGTTTTGCAGGGATGGTATGACTTTTGGACTCGAAAATAACCACAGTCTAATGgataatatacaaaatagCATTAATGAAATGGAACGAATTCATAAAATTTCACACCTTGATACTCTTCTCGATACTCTTCCTGCCGAAGAACTTGATAAAACTCCTACCATATTAATAAACCAATTGAAGAAAACACTTAAAATGGACATACGGGTAATAACTTTAGCATATACTTGTCATGAA acTGAAGTAGTTCATGGtaaatttatgattttCTTGATAAAAGGCACTCTtgattcattatttttatcatttccAGAAAATTTCTTGAGTTGCGATCATCAGGATTTTCAATGTTCATGGATTCCTCCTGGCAAAGTTCCTCGTCTTGAGATGTTGTcaaaaat CTTAGTTTTATGTGATAAAAATGAGAATGAAAAGGATTCATCACAAATCCACTTGAACATAG AGTTCCCAAAGGATGATAAATCTAAACTAAACTTAAACACTG aGGGAAACGAGGTAAATAAGGAGTTGAAAACGCCAGTAGTGATAATCTCACCCAAG CCTCTGGTGGACTACGAAAGGTTATATAAGAAAATGATGGAAATCAAGCCAAACACAAAGGGAAACAACAGACTAGGTAATGAAgaaattttgttatttgatttagaaaatgaagTGATTTACGATGAGAAGGTTGCATCCAATGACCCTGTATACAAGAGAGAGATGTTGTAcaaagtaataaattaa
- a CDS encoding uncharacterized protein (note;~Tap-24g11.q1c.cand.3 - score = 13.88;~1 probable transmembrane helix predicted for TA03185 by TMHMM2.0 at aa 76-93): MTGENGDEANKQKGTRPPNSLIVSLSKNSSFYANIGNKLLNGANDHLSYDEIFVTGLGTAIKVAIETAMLLSNRKVGMLSSFIYLIYFFVGVIKKIETSYYNSDTVKKHIPKINIIVAKS; encoded by the exons ATGACTGGCGAAAATGGCGATGAAGCTAACAAACAAAAGGGCACTAGGCCACCAAATTCTTTAATT GTTTCACTTTCGAAGAATTCTTCCTTCTACGCAAACATCGGCAATAAACTTCTCAACGGGGCGAATGATCACCTTTCCTACGATGAAATTTTCGTAACAGGTTTGGGAACTGCAATTAAGGTCGCCATTGAGACCGCAATGCTTCTCTCAAACCGCAAAGTTGGTATGTTATCCTCTTTCATATAccttatatatttttttgtaGGTGTTATTAAGAAGATTGAGACTTCTTACTACAATTCAGACACAGTCAAAAAACACATtccaaaaattaacatCATCGTTGCTAAATCATAG
- a CDS encoding uncharacterized protein (note;~Tap-24g11.q1c.cand.4 - score = 13.32): protein MYKMNKNINFERRNPRGVKYFTIGNSLKKISEQRNSALKARLESKASRLKTILELGALRCVFEPRKPYTPVNPWKSPPSLPQRPLTNYATPAFYLRLREDTLFFIFYYLPNTIQQKLAAKELRRLSWRFHKKYLAWFQRAEAPTKITETFEQGTFVYFDPEGSILHLNHTYTIFFAQLMIF from the exons atgtataaaatgaataaaaatatcaaCTTTGAAAGGAGAAATCCTCGCGGAG ttaaatattttactattGGTAATTCGcttaaaaaaatttcagAGCAGAGAAATTCCGCTTTAAAGGCAAGGCTTGAGTCAA AAGCTTCAAGGTTAAAGACTATTCTTGAGTTGGGAGCACTTAGGTGTGTATTTGAGCCCAGAAAGCCATACACTCCAGTTAACCCCTGGAAGTCCCCACCCTCATTACCTCAAAGGCCGCTGACTAACTATGCCACTCCAGCCTTTTACCTGAGACTCCGTGAAGATACtcttttctttattttctattacCTTCCC AACACGATACAGCAGAAGCTGGCAGCTAAGGAGCTGAGGAGATTATCGTGGAGATTCCATAAAAAGTATTTGGCCTGGTTTCAGAGAGCAGAGGCACCTACCAAGATTACAGAAACGTTCGAGCAGGGAACTTTCGTCTATTTTGACCCGGAAGGTTCTATTTTGCACTTAAATCACACTTATACTATCTTTTTCGCACAATTGATGATATTTTAG
- a CDS encoding uncharacterized protein (note;~Tap-24g11.q1c.cand.5 - score = 23.14) codes for MEIFNKICCNCCGKKNEDTTEDEEEITESVLMIEDPFVGAKLVKKETEKKELPEPVVEEKKVLQARKHLKVKKKEIERISISGAVAALPPPPIEEIEGEIPKVKESYDQLSLGSGVYFGYSLNDNGSLYLQYTTEKPASMDGVLGYIRPDREILKYHYENENGKHVISTNVKEYMKSKFQHDRKKYFDAWKEFLQLLNSHGGSLYILSAFDLSPPPRTRIVLFSCNSLTEIKGCEEVCLKENDLLGVFPFSLDYKTKLNDKLTRNDFMDLCEKYGIVFQLIR; via the coding sequence AtggaaatatttaataaaatttgttgTAACTGTTGCGGCAAAAAGAACGAAGATACCACTGAGGACGAGGAGGAAATCACAGAATCAGTTTTAATGATAGAAGATCCGTTCGTCGGGGCCAAATTAGTCAAAAAGGAGACTGAAAAAAAGGAACTTCCGGAACCAGTTGTAGAGGAAAAGAAGGTTTTACAGGCCAGAAAGCACTTAAAGGTTAAAAAAAAGGAAATCGAGAGAATTAGCATAAGTGGAGCAGTTGCCGCACTTCCACCGCCACCAATTGAAGAAATTGAGGGCGAAATACCAAAAGTAAAGGAATCCTATGACCAATTGAGTCTTGGGAGTGGAGTATACTTCGGTTACTCTCTTAACGATAATGGATCACTGTACCTGCAATACACTACTGAGAAGCCCGCCTCAATGGACGGAGTTTTGGGCTATATAAGGCCTGACCGGGAAATTTTGAAGTACCACTACGAAAATGAGAACGGAAAACATGTAATTTCAACAAATGTCAAAGAATATATGAAGAGCAAGTTCCAACATGATCGGAAAAAGTACTTCGACGCCTGGAAAGAATTCTTACAACTACTCAATTCCCACGGAGGAAGTCTTTATATTCTCTCCGCTTTTGATCTCAGTCCACCACCAAGGACTAGAATAGTTTTATTTAGCTGCAACAGTTTAACTGAAATTAAGGGTTGTGAGGAGGTTTGCTTAAAGGAAAACGATCTTTTGGGCGTTTTCCCCTTCTCTCTAGATTACAAAAccaaattaaatgataaattaaccCGAAATGATTTTATGGATTTGTGTGAGAAATATGGCATTGTTTTCCAACTAATCAGGTAG